A region from the Beduinella massiliensis genome encodes:
- a CDS encoding glycosyltransferase family 39 protein gives MFYTFNVVFTLLMIAMLIVAANPRATRRLAAIGWIDRLGEVCAKVIRRYYWILFAFVLTAGVFVRVWRFGTLPMGLNQDGAMAALDGYALALYGTDRFGTSYPAHLWAWGYGQMSALYSYLCIPFFKVLGLSRFSMRLPMLCVSLLMLPVVWDLARRLRGRYFALLALFLVCINPWQMMQSRWALDCNLMGHCLLLGVYLLVIGTKPHRGWALFLAMIPLALCMYSYGVAIYSTPVLLLLAAGYLLYRKRATWPQVLLCAALWLLISAPIIVTMMINSFNWDTLHWGPITLQYFDENARASEIAFMADDMYQAFAQNAVEWLRVTFLQGYDSSTFNSVPGYRTMYIFSFPVLIMGLVWFVQERRRTALAGLERSTGGLERDAAFLVEAWLIAMAVCGLLTSSPNVNRANGVYYALILLCAYGVYRITTRVRALSLVLACMYAFGFAGQCVTYFSPAYTQYTSGNYHTGLYEAIESIKTFPYEFDTVYITSPGESDHENTIVRLIAAVALGLDLEEMNDEKELPGRDGERSGYYTDWFYYQDFADFEPNPEECAAYVVSQKEKPLFDETDYLLWDYEQYAVAYPRYWAED, from the coding sequence ATGTTTTATACATTCAACGTCGTCTTCACCCTCCTGATGATCGCGATGCTGATCGTCGCTGCGAACCCCCGCGCTACACGTCGGCTCGCAGCCATCGGCTGGATCGATCGCCTGGGAGAGGTCTGCGCGAAGGTCATCCGCCGCTATTATTGGATACTCTTTGCGTTCGTGCTTACGGCGGGCGTGTTCGTGCGCGTGTGGCGCTTCGGCACGCTGCCCATGGGCCTCAACCAGGACGGCGCCATGGCCGCCCTGGACGGCTACGCGCTGGCCTTATACGGCACTGACCGTTTCGGCACCTCCTATCCTGCCCACCTGTGGGCCTGGGGGTACGGGCAGATGAGCGCGCTGTATTCCTACCTCTGTATCCCGTTTTTCAAGGTGCTCGGCCTTTCGCGCTTTTCCATGCGCCTGCCGATGTTATGCGTGAGCCTTTTAATGCTGCCCGTCGTCTGGGACCTGGCGCGCAGACTGCGCGGACGGTATTTTGCGCTGCTCGCTTTATTCTTGGTATGCATCAACCCCTGGCAGATGATGCAGAGCCGCTGGGCGCTGGACTGCAACCTGATGGGGCATTGCCTGCTCCTGGGCGTCTACCTGCTCGTGATCGGAACAAAGCCGCATCGAGGCTGGGCGCTCTTTCTCGCGATGATACCGTTGGCGCTTTGCATGTACTCCTACGGTGTAGCGATCTACTCGACACCCGTGCTGTTGCTCCTCGCCGCGGGGTATCTGCTCTATCGAAAGCGCGCCACTTGGCCGCAGGTGCTTCTCTGCGCCGCGCTTTGGTTGCTGATCTCTGCCCCGATCATCGTCACCATGATGATCAACTCCTTCAACTGGGACACGCTGCACTGGGGCCCGATCACCCTTCAGTACTTCGACGAAAACGCCCGTGCAAGCGAAATCGCATTTATGGCGGACGACATGTATCAGGCCTTTGCACAGAACGCTGTGGAATGGCTCCGCGTAACGTTTCTGCAGGGGTACGACTCATCCACGTTCAATTCCGTGCCCGGCTACCGCACAATGTACATCTTCTCCTTTCCCGTGCTCATTATGGGGCTCGTCTGGTTCGTGCAGGAAAGGCGCCGCACCGCGCTGGCGGGACTGGAGCGGAGCACAGGCGGCCTCGAGCGCGACGCTGCCTTTCTGGTCGAAGCTTGGCTGATCGCCATGGCGGTCTGTGGCCTGCTCACCAGTTCCCCCAACGTGAACCGGGCTAACGGCGTCTATTACGCGCTCATCCTCCTGTGCGCTTACGGCGTCTACCGGATTACAACGCGCGTCAGAGCCCTTTCCCTGGTTCTCGCCTGTATGTACGCGTTTGGCTTTGCCGGGCAATGCGTCACCTATTTCAGTCCGGCGTACACGCAGTACACCTCTGGAAACTACCATACCGGTCTTTACGAGGCGATTGAATCCATTAAGACGTTCCCCTATGAATTCGACACCGTCTATATCACATCTCCCGGCGAGTCGGACCATGAAAATACCATCGTGCGCCTCATCGCCGCCGTCGCGCTGGGGCTGGACCTCGAGGAGATGAACGACGAAAAGGAATTGCCCGGCAGGGACGGCGAGCGGTCCGGCTATTACACGGACTGGTTCTACTATCAGGATTTTGCGGATTTTGAACCGAATCCCGAGGAATGCGCCGCTTACGTCGTCTCTCAGAAGGAAAAGCCGCTCTTCGACGAAACAGACTATCTGCTTTGGGATTATGAACAGTATGCCGTCGCGTATCCCCGCTACTGGGCGGAAGACTAA
- a CDS encoding alpha amylase C-terminal domain-containing protein, producing the protein MATAELKKKRYDILTIDPWLTRYEGDIDLRMARYKAVKKVLLPTGIKLEDFANGDLYYGFHRTEKGWIYREWAPNATAMHLIGDFNKWNRESHPMQRLENGNWEIEIKGKTALKHLSRVKVQVTHPGGVQDHIPLYIHRVVQNPDTRCFDGQIWAPAKPFEWSDQRFSPKRNVPPVIYEAHIGMAQEKEGIGTYREFTQNILPRIKRDGYNTVQLMAVMEHPYYASFGYQVTNFFAASSWYGTPDDLKELVDTAHAMGISVLLDLVHSHAAKNVAEGINCFDGTDTQFFLPGGAGNHPAWDSKVFDYGKHEVLHFLLSNLKFWLTEYHFDGFRFDGVTSMLYHDHGLGQAFDGYDKYFSLNTNVDAVAYLQLASELCHRVKKNCVLIAEDMSGTPGMCLPVRAGGLGFDYRLSMGVPDFWIKTLKNCRDEDWDMGKMWYELTTRRPQEKNVGYCESHDQALVGDKTIMFWLADKEMYWGMNRAYQNPVVERALALHKMIRLVTCSLAGEGYLNFMGNEFGHPEWIDFPREGNGWSFAHARRLWSLSEDGFLRYSYLGDFDRAMLELIKERGVLSAATPRNLWQEQERKLLAYEKAGLIFLFNFHPVQSLKDFYLPVPQEGRYRVVLDSDSACFGGYERISHDYVYTARAQGKRGIGFEIYIPARSALVLERVEDDS; encoded by the coding sequence ATGGCGACGGCTGAACTCAAAAAGAAGCGCTACGACATCCTGACGATCGATCCCTGGCTCACGCGCTACGAGGGCGACATCGACCTGCGCATGGCCCGGTACAAGGCGGTCAAGAAAGTGCTTCTGCCCACCGGCATAAAACTGGAGGATTTCGCGAACGGCGACCTGTATTACGGCTTTCACCGCACGGAGAAGGGCTGGATCTACCGCGAATGGGCGCCGAACGCGACGGCCATGCATCTGATCGGCGACTTCAACAAGTGGAACCGTGAATCCCACCCCATGCAGCGCCTGGAAAACGGGAACTGGGAAATCGAGATCAAAGGAAAAACGGCGCTCAAGCACCTTTCGCGCGTCAAGGTGCAGGTCACGCATCCTGGCGGCGTGCAGGATCACATCCCGCTGTACATCCATCGCGTCGTGCAAAACCCGGATACGCGCTGCTTTGACGGGCAGATCTGGGCTCCGGCCAAGCCCTTCGAGTGGAGCGACCAGCGCTTCTCTCCCAAACGCAACGTGCCGCCCGTCATCTACGAGGCGCACATCGGCATGGCGCAGGAAAAGGAAGGCATCGGCACCTACCGCGAGTTCACGCAAAACATTTTGCCTCGCATCAAGCGAGACGGATACAACACCGTGCAGCTCATGGCGGTGATGGAGCATCCCTACTACGCGTCGTTCGGCTATCAGGTGACCAACTTCTTTGCCGCCTCCTCGTGGTACGGCACGCCCGACGACCTCAAGGAGCTCGTCGACACCGCGCACGCGATGGGCATCAGCGTGCTCCTCGACCTCGTGCACTCGCACGCGGCGAAAAACGTGGCCGAGGGCATCAACTGCTTTGACGGTACGGACACGCAGTTCTTCCTGCCGGGCGGCGCGGGCAACCACCCCGCCTGGGATTCCAAGGTGTTCGACTATGGCAAGCACGAGGTGCTGCACTTCCTGCTCTCCAACCTCAAGTTCTGGCTGACGGAGTATCACTTCGACGGCTTCCGCTTCGACGGCGTGACCAGCATGCTCTACCACGACCACGGGCTGGGTCAGGCGTTCGACGGGTACGACAAGTACTTCTCCCTGAACACGAACGTGGATGCGGTGGCGTATCTGCAGCTGGCAAGCGAACTTTGCCATCGGGTCAAAAAGAACTGCGTGCTCATCGCAGAGGACATGAGCGGCACGCCCGGCATGTGCCTGCCGGTCAGGGCGGGCGGCCTCGGCTTTGACTATCGCCTGTCCATGGGTGTCCCGGATTTCTGGATCAAGACCCTCAAAAACTGCAGAGACGAGGATTGGGACATGGGCAAGATGTGGTACGAGCTGACCACGCGCCGCCCGCAGGAAAAAAACGTCGGCTACTGCGAATCGCACGATCAGGCGCTGGTGGGCGATAAGACGATCATGTTCTGGCTGGCGGACAAGGAAATGTACTGGGGCATGAACCGCGCCTACCAAAACCCCGTCGTGGAGCGGGCGCTCGCGCTTCACAAGATGATTCGCCTGGTCACCTGCTCGCTGGCGGGCGAAGGGTACCTCAACTTCATGGGCAACGAATTCGGCCATCCGGAGTGGATCGACTTCCCGCGCGAAGGCAACGGCTGGAGCTTCGCACACGCCCGCAGGCTGTGGAGCCTCTCGGAGGACGGATTCCTGCGCTATTCCTACCTGGGCGACTTCGACCGCGCGATGCTAGAGCTCATCAAGGAGCGCGGGGTGCTTTCCGCCGCCACGCCGCGCAACCTGTGGCAGGAGCAGGAGCGCAAGCTGCTCGCCTATGAAAAGGCCGGGCTCATCTTCCTGTTCAACTTCCATCCCGTGCAGTCGCTCAAGGACTTCTACCTGCCCGTTCCGCAGGAGGGCCGCTACCGCGTGGTGCTGGACAGCGACAGCGCCTGCTTCGGCGGGTATGAGCGCATCTCGCACGACTATGTCTACACCGCCCGCGCGCAGGGCAAGCGCGGCATCGGGTTTGAAATCTACATTCCCGCGCGCAGCGCGCTGGTGCTCGAACGGGTGGAGGACGATTCTTAA
- a CDS encoding alpha/beta hydrolase fold domain-containing protein translates to MEIPLWKDGAPGFDAALGQQAPGLTPCLVEGARGAVIVLPGGGYTFRAEHEGLPVARMLNDNGISAFVLSYRVAPYRAPIPQLDARRAIRLVRHHAAQIGIARDRVAILGFSAGGHLAGCAALMEDGWAGDARSPDPVDQESARPDAAILCYPVVSMGEYAHAGSRESLLGADADDSAARRAYSLELCAGRNAPPCFLWHTADDAGVPVQNSLSLAAALAKNFSPFSLHVYPHGRHGLGLAQGDPLVEEWPAECVRFLQGLGF, encoded by the coding sequence ATGGAAATACCGCTCTGGAAAGATGGAGCGCCCGGCTTCGACGCGGCGCTCGGACAGCAGGCACCCGGCCTCACGCCCTGTCTGGTAGAGGGTGCAAGGGGCGCCGTCATCGTGCTGCCCGGCGGGGGCTATACCTTCCGCGCGGAGCACGAAGGCCTGCCCGTCGCAAGGATGTTGAACGACAACGGCATCAGCGCGTTCGTGCTCTCCTATCGCGTCGCGCCTTACCGTGCTCCGATCCCGCAGCTCGACGCGCGCCGCGCCATCCGGCTCGTGCGCCATCACGCCGCACAGATTGGCATCGCCAGGGACAGGGTCGCCATTCTCGGCTTCTCCGCTGGCGGTCACCTCGCGGGCTGTGCCGCGCTCATGGAGGACGGCTGGGCAGGCGACGCCCGAAGCCCGGATCCTGTCGATCAGGAGAGCGCGCGGCCCGACGCCGCTATTCTCTGTTATCCTGTCGTCTCCATGGGCGAATATGCCCACGCCGGTTCGCGCGAAAGCCTCCTAGGAGCCGACGCGGACGATTCCGCCGCGCGCCGTGCGTATTCCCTGGAGCTCTGCGCGGGCAGAAACGCCCCGCCCTGCTTTCTCTGGCACACGGCGGACGACGCAGGCGTGCCCGTGCAAAACAGCCTGTCGCTGGCCGCGGCACTAGCCAAAAATTTCTCGCCGTTCTCGCTGCACGTCTACCCGCATGGCCGCCACGGTCTGGGGCTGGCGCAAGGCGACCCGCTGGTTGAGGAGTGGCCCGCGGAGTGCGTGCGCTTTTTGCAGGGATTGGGCTTTTAA
- a CDS encoding ArnT family glycosyltransferase, whose amino-acid sequence MDSPLITVFLFLCAGLCVLATQPRACAALRRTRSLGGADRALAHLVDRFELPLLLLVAAAALFARAYQLTGVPTGLSAEEALVSIEARALIETGGEAFTGRLTAQLNVWGTSQTGPLLSLLAAPFVAFMGLSVLSVRLPMLLLHLLSTAAFYGLCRRMSGRRAARIGFFLYALAPGLIMQSRWAASAQVLPAMLVLSLWTLSMGEDRRLWHYGSMALFGLSMYACDAAWYVIPPFILLLCAYLLAARRLPVRTVLLGAALYLAVALPALLTLVVNTFGLEGFSLLGVGIPRFESYEHAARGLLSPDPLLYRGADAFDTMMDNGFSFLQQTLLQLPASAADQTSLFALTNYGLYQLFMLPLAMLGGAAWLVQCFRSKGAPHLENGSSIAAVACSFLLLCMAGFALSFRELDAQHLAMVLPLLLLLCTKGFSYIARRVPLTGALLAALYAVCFGLFSVSYFAGESPLRTVSTFYRGFPEAAAYAESSDPQHIYVSASMPHANPDQAARVLTAFAFDLPASVIHAPFTGDDYAQRFTLFHPESQTPVPAPGTLYLLRAEDTQTLDAEGFDYHEFADWVVLESIR is encoded by the coding sequence ATGGATTCGCCGCTGATAACCGTCTTTCTGTTCCTCTGCGCAGGCCTGTGCGTCCTAGCGACGCAGCCCCGGGCCTGTGCCGCCCTGCGCCGCACGCGCTCGCTCGGCGGAGCGGACAGGGCGCTCGCCCATCTCGTAGACCGCTTCGAGCTCCCCCTCTTGCTTCTCGTCGCGGCTGCCGCCCTCTTTGCGCGCGCTTATCAGCTGACGGGCGTGCCCACAGGGCTCTCGGCGGAGGAAGCGCTCGTCAGCATCGAAGCCCGCGCGCTCATTGAGACGGGCGGCGAGGCGTTTACCGGTCGCCTGACGGCACAGTTGAACGTCTGGGGAACTTCGCAGACCGGGCCGCTGCTCTCTCTGTTGGCCGCCCCCTTCGTCGCCTTCATGGGGCTTTCGGTCCTTTCGGTTCGCCTGCCGATGCTGCTCCTCCACCTGCTTTCGACCGCCGCGTTTTACGGCCTGTGCCGCCGGATGAGCGGGCGGCGTGCAGCGCGCATCGGCTTCTTCCTCTATGCGCTCGCCCCGGGGCTCATCATGCAAAGCCGCTGGGCCGCAAGCGCACAGGTGCTGCCCGCGATGCTCGTACTCTCGCTGTGGACGCTTTCGATGGGCGAGGACCGCAGGCTTTGGCATTATGGTTCCATGGCGCTCTTCGGGCTTTCCATGTACGCCTGCGACGCGGCCTGGTACGTAATCCCCCCGTTTATCCTGCTGCTTTGCGCGTACCTGCTCGCCGCCCGCAGGCTGCCGGTTCGTACCGTGCTGCTCGGCGCGGCGCTGTACCTGGCCGTCGCGCTGCCCGCACTCCTGACGCTCGTGGTCAATACGTTTGGGCTCGAGGGATTTTCGCTTCTCGGCGTCGGCATTCCTCGCTTTGAATCCTATGAGCACGCGGCGCGCGGGCTCCTTTCGCCGGATCCGCTATTGTATCGCGGCGCGGATGCGTTCGATACAATGATGGACAATGGATTTAGCTTCCTGCAGCAGACACTGCTGCAGCTCCCGGCGTCCGCGGCAGACCAGACCTCGCTCTTTGCTTTGACGAACTACGGTCTCTACCAGCTTTTTATGTTACCCCTTGCCATGCTGGGCGGCGCCGCATGGCTCGTGCAATGTTTCCGCAGCAAAGGCGCTCCGCATTTAGAGAACGGGTCCTCAATCGCCGCTGTCGCCTGCAGTTTTTTGCTTCTTTGTATGGCGGGTTTTGCGCTCTCCTTTAGAGAACTGGATGCGCAGCATCTCGCCATGGTTCTTCCTCTCCTCCTCCTGCTATGTACCAAGGGATTTTCTTATATTGCACGCCGCGTTCCGCTCACGGGCGCTCTGCTCGCAGCGCTTTACGCCGTATGCTTCGGGCTTTTTTCGGTCAGTTACTTTGCGGGCGAATCCCCGCTCCGCACAGTATCCACCTTTTACCGTGGATTTCCGGAAGCGGCGGCATATGCCGAGTCGTCAGATCCGCAGCACATCTACGTCTCTGCCAGTATGCCCCATGCCAATCCCGATCAGGCAGCCCGCGTGTTGACCGCCTTTGCCTTTGATTTGCCCGCATCCGTCATCCATGCACCCTTTACGGGCGACGACTACGCGCAGCGCTTTACGCTCTTCCATCCAGAATCTCAGACGCCGGTGCCTGCGCCCGGCACCCTCTACCTTCTCCGCGCGGAAGACACGCAGACGCTGGACGCAGAGGGCTTCGATTACCACGAATTTGCCGACTGGGTCGTCCTGGAATCCATCCGCTGA
- the hflK gene encoding FtsH protease activity modulator HflK, with product MKRKVSVALVVVIAVVAIAALTGVSGFYRVGQGEEALVLTFGRVTDHKGPGLLWYCPLIQEVKAESVTTIHTMEYGFRTTQAGGTTVGAQYADNTDEGVMLTGDNSIVQVEAIYQYTISDVKEYLYDVDDPLTTMHLAFEAVLRRNIQSRPLDDALLNKEEIERQVLPDFQKMIDSYRMGVTIRGVRIQNISVPTDVTAAYEDVNNAKNEKTRKLDEAERYQNEVLPAARSRAYQTLQSAESYRADQVAKATAEVSVFKSIYEKYRFAPQVTRDRLTIETLERVLSGADRKFIVSGEDGTLKLLPLDGEKGETGL from the coding sequence ATGAAAAGGAAAGTATCGGTTGCGCTCGTCGTCGTAATCGCGGTCGTCGCCATCGCCGCGCTGACGGGGGTGAGTGGATTTTACCGCGTCGGCCAGGGTGAGGAAGCGCTCGTGCTCACCTTCGGGCGCGTGACGGATCACAAAGGGCCGGGCCTTCTGTGGTACTGTCCGCTGATTCAGGAGGTAAAGGCAGAATCGGTGACGACCATCCATACGATGGAGTACGGCTTCAGGACGACCCAGGCCGGCGGTACGACCGTGGGCGCGCAGTATGCGGACAACACGGATGAGGGCGTCATGCTCACCGGCGACAACAGCATCGTGCAGGTGGAAGCGATCTACCAGTACACGATTTCGGACGTCAAGGAGTATCTGTACGACGTGGACGACCCGTTGACGACCATGCACCTCGCGTTTGAGGCCGTGCTGCGGCGAAACATCCAAAGCCGTCCGCTGGACGACGCCCTATTAAATAAGGAAGAGATCGAGCGCCAGGTGCTGCCGGATTTTCAGAAGATGATCGACAGCTATCGGATGGGCGTGACAATTCGCGGCGTGCGCATTCAGAATATTTCCGTACCCACGGATGTGACCGCGGCGTACGAGGACGTGAACAACGCCAAGAACGAAAAGACGCGCAAGCTGGACGAGGCTGAGCGCTATCAGAACGAGGTGCTGCCCGCCGCGCGCAGCCGCGCCTATCAGACGCTGCAGAGCGCGGAGAGCTACCGCGCAGATCAGGTGGCAAAGGCGACGGCGGAGGTGTCCGTCTTCAAGAGCATCTACGAAAAGTATCGCTTTGCCCCGCAGGTCACAAGGGATCGCCTGACGATCGAGACGCTGGAGCGCGTGCTTTCGGGGGCGGACAGGAAGTTCATCGTCAGCGGCGAGGACGGAACGCTCAAGCTGCTGCCGCTTGACGGAGAGAAGGGGGAGACGGGGCTGTGA